One window of Methanofervidicoccus abyssi genomic DNA carries:
- a CDS encoding class I SAM-dependent methyltransferase: MSIDYNYDVQGILERSNYEYEYQTDNINKLIESMDFTIKYLSSELLVAFFRQGMDFGIYGIISKYKPKIEEVNTLLGYPNSDFLNNYIKTAISLEIVYQNDDGTLELNMDKEITIRHPEYDKFMEDYSINYDYMTKLSKYALIGYNHPKIWLNFIKDADIWDIILNTSYMKSCRNVVAKFLNLDNGDHVLDVGCGSRSPEFYASKISPRGWYTGIDISKNLLKMAEIRTKKWNFGNIVLKNIDFHDAIIKNKYDYVICTYTLKYVSSPRIFLKKMMDALCPGGKLFIAEEFFTDLAKDVNVELFEFYNRLNKFFKRYLSKKEILDSLEKMGYDFRYKVLGSGMLVIERV; this comes from the coding sequence ATGAGTATCGATTACAACTACGATGTTCAGGGAATACTCGAAAGAAGTAACTACGAATACGAATATCAGACAGATAACATAAATAAACTTATTGAATCTATGGACTTTACAATTAAATATTTAAGCAGTGAACTCCTGGTAGCATTCTTTAGACAGGGGATGGACTTCGGAATATACGGGATAATTAGTAAGTATAAACCGAAAATAGAGGAAGTAAACACTCTCTTAGGATATCCGAACAGTGACTTCCTCAACAACTATATAAAAACAGCGATTAGCCTGGAGATAGTGTATCAAAATGACGACGGTACTTTGGAGTTAAATATGGACAAGGAGATAACTATAAGACATCCAGAGTATGATAAATTTATGGAAGATTATTCTATAAACTACGACTACATGACTAAACTTTCCAAGTATGCTCTTATAGGGTATAACCACCCTAAGATATGGCTAAACTTTATAAAGGATGCAGATATATGGGATATTATATTGAATACCTCTTATATGAAATCTTGTAGAAATGTAGTAGCCAAGTTCTTAAATTTAGACAACGGGGATCATGTGTTAGATGTAGGTTGCGGGTCTAGATCTCCTGAGTTTTATGCTTCCAAGATATCTCCAAGAGGATGGTATACAGGTATAGATATCTCAAAGAACCTATTAAAAATGGCTGAAATTAGAACCAAAAAGTGGAACTTTGGAAACATAGTATTGAAAAATATAGACTTCCATGATGCAATAATTAAAAACAAATACGATTACGTCATCTGTACATATACCTTAAAGTACGTTTCCTCGCCGAGGATATTCCTTAAAAAGATGATGGACGCCCTGTGTCCAGGAGGCAAGTTATTCATTGCAGAGGAATTCTTCACAGATTTAGCCAAAGATGTAAATGTGGAGCTATTTGAATTCTATAACAGATTGAACAAGTTTTTTAAAAGGTATCTATCGAAGAAAGAAATATTAGACTCCTTGGAAAAAATGGGATACGATTTTAGATATAAGGTTTTAGGCAGTGGTATGTTGGTTATTGAAAGAGTATAA
- a CDS encoding helix-turn-helix domain-containing protein has product MTKRDMIFINPTIIRSLNKSKLRKKILFFLYKIYPQGVYLSELSRWVKSDPSNVLGCLKGMSTRYNGHYSLIELGLVKCIDENGMKIYTITEYGRNVVEYLKDYDKISKW; this is encoded by the coding sequence ATGACAAAACGAGACATGATTTTTATAAATCCCACTATTATAAGATCGTTGAATAAAAGTAAGTTGAGAAAGAAAATATTGTTCTTCTTATATAAAATATATCCCCAAGGGGTTTATCTATCTGAACTCTCGAGGTGGGTAAAATCAGATCCAAGTAACGTGTTAGGATGTCTGAAGGGAATGAGTACAAGGTATAACGGTCATTACTCCTTGATTGAGTTAGGTTTAGTAAAATGTATCGATGAAAACGGAATGAAGATCTATACCATTACCGAGTATGGAAGAAACGTCGTAGAGTATTTAAAGGATTACGATAAAATAAGTAAATGGTGA
- a CDS encoding radical SAM protein, translated as MKFLILMITNNCNLKCIYCYRKDNTGKKEMRFKTAKNAIDYILKKDDKLKIQFTGGEPLLNFKLIERIVDYCKDQYPDKNITYAVQTNGTLLDKEIIEKIKELDIKVGVSLDTIDPKDTILRPYRNGRPSTLDTLKGMYLLRENKVPFGVTTVVTNKNLPHLQDLVYYLISIGVRSISFDLLKPKKREHFSLMPEEEEFRKVLEKMKDLPIYIKNLRKRPENKYCYLNSGDLLFVSEIGNIYPCPTLEGYFYGGNINSGKDIKLFKVKCNYCFARSYLIRRIANYLS; from the coding sequence ATGAAGTTTCTAATACTGATGATAACTAACAACTGTAATTTAAAGTGTATCTACTGCTATAGGAAAGATAACACAGGTAAAAAAGAGATGAGATTCAAAACTGCTAAAAATGCCATAGATTATATCCTAAAGAAGGATGATAAATTAAAGATCCAATTTACGGGAGGGGAACCTCTATTAAATTTCAAATTAATTGAAAGAATTGTAGATTACTGTAAGGATCAATATCCGGACAAAAATATAACCTACGCTGTCCAAACCAACGGAACTTTACTGGATAAAGAAATTATAGAGAAGATTAAAGAGTTGGATATAAAAGTTGGGGTAAGTTTAGATACTATAGATCCTAAAGATACTATCTTAAGACCATACAGGAATGGGAGACCTTCCACCTTGGATACCTTAAAAGGTATGTATCTCTTGAGGGAGAACAAAGTACCCTTTGGAGTTACAACTGTAGTGACCAATAAAAACCTCCCACACCTTCAGGATCTCGTGTATTACCTCATCTCCATAGGTGTGAGGAGTATAAGTTTTGATCTGTTGAAACCTAAGAAGAGAGAACACTTCTCACTGATGCCAGAAGAGGAAGAATTCAGAAAAGTTTTAGAGAAGATGAAGGATCTTCCCATATATATAAAGAATTTAAGAAAAAGGCCTGAGAATAAATACTGCTATCTAAACAGTGGAGATCTTCTTTTTGTCAGTGAAATCGGAAACATTTATCCCTGTCCCACCTTAGAGGGCTACTTCTACGGAGGAAACATTAACAGTGGAAAAGATATTAAACTATTTAAAGTTAAATGTAACTACTGTTTTGCCAGAAGTTATCTAATTAGAAGGATTGCTAACTACCTTTCCTAA
- the frhG gene encoding coenzyme F420 hydrogenase subunit gamma: protein MEDKRITVAHVQLSSCCGCLISLTDTYEKLLDVLNSVDLVYCQTLIDVREIPNADVILVEGAVCLDDHHAMEIVKEVREKGKIVVALGACAAVGGITRFCKGGQMPKPVQSSFSPLTEVIKCDLAIPGCPPSPELITNVITAVIEGNTEYLKPFAKYGEKKHEACGCDLIINVINKSLCMGCGTCVASCPTRAIEMVDGRPLVSSQLCIKCGACSFQCPRIGI, encoded by the coding sequence ATGGAAGATAAAAGAATAACTGTAGCACATGTGCAGTTAAGTAGTTGCTGTGGATGTTTAATATCCTTAACAGATACCTACGAGAAACTTCTAGACGTCCTAAATAGTGTAGATCTTGTATACTGTCAGACACTGATAGATGTAAGGGAGATTCCTAATGCTGATGTTATATTGGTGGAAGGTGCTGTATGTCTCGATGATCACCACGCCATGGAAATAGTAAAGGAAGTTAGAGAGAAGGGGAAGATAGTAGTTGCATTAGGTGCATGTGCAGCAGTAGGAGGTATTACAAGATTCTGTAAAGGGGGACAGATGCCTAAGCCCGTCCAAAGCTCTTTTTCTCCACTGACAGAGGTAATAAAGTGTGATCTTGCTATACCAGGATGTCCTCCATCCCCAGAGTTGATAACAAATGTTATCACTGCAGTTATAGAAGGAAACACTGAATATTTAAAACCCTTTGCTAAATATGGGGAGAAGAAACATGAGGCTTGTGGATGTGATCTTATAATTAACGTTATAAACAAATCCCTGTGTATGGGATGTGGTACCTGTGTAGCTTCCTGTCCAACAAGAGCCATAGAGATGGTTGATGGGAGACCATTGGTCTCCTCTCAACTATGTATAAAGTGTGGAGCATGTTCCTTCCAATGTCCTAGAATAGGGATTTAA
- the frhD gene encoding coenzyme F420-reducing hydrogenase, FrhD protein — MEELNPSYFKDIMVLGCGNILFGDDGFGFHVIEKLKDLLTEEEKKRVALVDAGTGAPQQVLSLIDETTKTKKIIVVDIIDYNLKPGEIKILKKEDLPDPKHSRLDIHNWPLAGILKEVCEKYNIDILVVGCQGKYIPKPDVYIGLSKEVEKGVDKAVEIILKEIRNNSREGYDGR, encoded by the coding sequence ATGGAGGAGTTAAATCCATCTTACTTTAAGGATATAATGGTTTTAGGTTGTGGGAATATCCTATTTGGAGACGACGGTTTCGGTTTTCATGTCATCGAGAAACTTAAAGATCTATTAACTGAGGAGGAGAAGAAAAGAGTAGCCCTTGTAGATGCTGGTACGGGGGCACCACAACAGGTACTCTCCCTTATAGATGAGACTACAAAGACAAAAAAGATAATTGTTGTGGATATTATAGATTACAATCTAAAACCTGGAGAAATAAAGATATTGAAAAAGGAGGATCTACCAGATCCTAAGCATTCTCGATTGGATATACACAATTGGCCCTTGGCAGGTATCTTAAAAGAGGTATGTGAGAAGTATAACATAGACATCCTTGTGGTAGGCTGTCAGGGGAAGTATATACCAAAACCTGATGTATATATTGGACTTAGTAAAGAGGTTGAGAAGGGGGTTGATAAAGCTGTGGAAATAATTCTAAAGGAGATAAGAAACAACAGCAGAGAGGGATATGATGGAAGATAA
- the mfnD gene encoding tyramine--L-glutamate ligase produces the protein MNIFLFEYAVGSNEDVDLHILQEGKLMFDRLLEDFLNNNFTVITVVGERHTQYYRDRDNLKVYIQRDSNVMGTVEEVLNREKIDSALVIAPECDGLLYRLTKLIEEEDILNLGSHSEGVKICGNKYLTYEKIKNIVKTPKTLPPKRYIVKKIDGCGGSNQLIIPENHIIQEYIEGEPYSTSFIVGDKFYPLSLNKQYYRDGRYIGGEINISHPLKDRIIEESMKALEEIEGLNGYVGVDILLDGDTIYILEINPRITTSIVGIYTTPPISQLLVDNAKGKDLRYTIMGSRRITIDLQSSH, from the coding sequence ATGAATATATTTCTCTTTGAATACGCCGTAGGAAGTAACGAAGATGTAGATCTTCATATACTGCAAGAGGGTAAGTTGATGTTCGACAGATTGTTAGAAGATTTTCTAAATAACAACTTCACTGTCATCACTGTTGTTGGTGAGAGGCATACACAATACTACAGGGATAGGGATAATCTGAAAGTGTACATCCAGAGAGATTCTAACGTAATGGGAACAGTAGAAGAAGTGTTAAATAGGGAAAAAATAGATAGTGCCCTTGTAATTGCACCTGAGTGTGATGGATTGCTTTACAGACTGACTAAATTGATCGAAGAAGAAGATATCTTAAATTTAGGTTCCCACAGTGAAGGTGTGAAAATATGTGGAAATAAATATCTAACCTATGAGAAGATAAAAAATATTGTTAAAACTCCTAAAACTTTACCTCCAAAGAGATACATAGTAAAGAAAATAGACGGTTGCGGTGGTTCCAATCAACTGATAATCCCTGAGAATCACATAATTCAGGAATACATAGAAGGGGAACCTTATTCCACAAGTTTCATAGTGGGAGACAAATTCTATCCACTATCCTTGAATAAACAGTATTATAGAGATGGGAGATACATAGGAGGAGAGATCAATATATCTCATCCCCTAAAAGATAGGATAATAGAGGAGTCGATGAAGGCTCTGGAGGAGATAGAAGGTTTAAATGGGTATGTAGGTGTGGATATCTTATTGGACGGAGATACTATATATATTCTCGAGATAAATCCCAGAATAACTACATCTATAGTAGGTATATACACCACTCCTCCAATCTCACAGCTATTAGTAGATAATGCCAAGGGAAAGGATCTTAGATACACTATAATGGGAAGTAGGAGGATCACTATAGATCTCCAGAGTTCCCATTAA
- a CDS encoding ATP-binding protein produces the protein MTKIIAVSGKGGTGKTMFSTFLVKALSKRSKNLLVIDADPDSNLPETLGVEVERTIGDIREELKKLAEGNKLPPGISKQEYLMGKIYEIIVETDNYDLLVMGRPEGSGCYCSINNWLRQIIDNLSTSYDYVVIDTEAGLEHLSRRTTQNVDTMIVVTDASKRGLGTAKRIKKLAEELDIKFKNIYVVANKVNEKTSEMVERYARELGLKLIAKLPYSEEIAKYDLLGIPLFNIDENNEVYREVEKIVDRYIIS, from the coding sequence TTGACAAAGATAATCGCTGTGAGTGGGAAGGGTGGAACTGGGAAAACCATGTTTTCCACGTTCCTTGTAAAAGCACTATCTAAAAGGAGTAAAAATCTACTTGTTATAGATGCAGATCCAGACTCTAACCTTCCAGAAACCCTTGGTGTAGAAGTTGAGAGAACCATAGGTGATATAAGGGAGGAGTTGAAGAAGTTGGCAGAAGGGAATAAGTTACCGCCAGGTATATCTAAACAGGAGTACCTTATGGGAAAGATATACGAGATAATAGTGGAGACTGACAACTACGACTTGTTAGTTATGGGAAGGCCGGAAGGTAGTGGGTGTTACTGTAGTATAAATAACTGGTTAAGACAGATAATAGATAACCTATCAACATCCTACGACTACGTAGTGATAGATACTGAGGCTGGACTGGAACACCTAAGTAGGAGGACGACTCAGAATGTAGATACTATGATAGTGGTGACTGATGCATCTAAGAGAGGGCTTGGAACTGCAAAGAGGATAAAAAAGTTGGCAGAAGAGTTAGATATCAAATTTAAAAATATCTATGTAGTAGCTAACAAGGTTAATGAGAAAACTTCAGAAATGGTAGAGAGATACGCCAGGGAACTTGGACTCAAGTTAATTGCAAAGCTACCCTACAGTGAAGAAATAGCCAAGTATGATCTTTTGGGGATACCTTTATTTAACATAGACGAGAATAACGAGGTGTATAGAGAAGTTGAAAAAATTGTAGATAGGTATATAATATCTTAA
- a CDS encoding YkgJ family cysteine cluster protein: protein MVNIKIDTKNIAWICRKCGRCCYDPPTVTKKDIGNICGYLKIAFKEFVKRYVDHFNGTVGELRRIKKKCIFLKDNKCSIYPARPLICRLRPYSIQEIDGQLVLTYDSWFLEKCPGLFVGDIPVEEEYIRYGLLVAKYLGIERRTPKDAFKSIRYKKI, encoded by the coding sequence ATGGTAAATATTAAAATAGATACTAAAAATATAGCCTGGATATGTAGAAAATGTGGAAGGTGTTGCTACGATCCTCCTACTGTAACTAAGAAAGATATTGGTAACATATGTGGATATTTAAAAATTGCCTTTAAAGAGTTTGTAAAGAGATATGTAGATCACTTCAATGGTACTGTAGGAGAATTGCGGCGGATTAAAAAGAAGTGTATATTTCTAAAAGACAACAAATGTTCCATATATCCCGCAAGGCCCTTAATCTGTAGATTACGCCCCTACTCCATCCAGGAGATAGATGGCCAGTTGGTGCTAACCTACGACAGTTGGTTTTTAGAGAAATGCCCAGGACTGTTCGTAGGAGACATCCCAGTTGAAGAAGAATATATAAGGTATGGATTATTGGTAGCTAAATACCTTGGCATTGAGAGGAGAACTCCCAAGGATGCCTTTAAATCTATTAGATATAAAAAGATATAA
- the hmd gene encoding 5,10-methenyltetrahydromethanopterin hydrogenase, with protein MKIAILGAGCYRTHAASGITNFARAVEVANKVNKPEIALTHSSVTYGAELLHLVPEVDEVILSDPCFSEDPGLVIIDEFDPQEVIEAHLSGDPEKIMPAIRKAVMEKAKELPKPPKACIHLVHPEDVGLKTTSDDREAVSDADIVITWLPKGKSQPGIIEKFVDAIKEGAIVTHACTIPTPKFAKIFKDAGREDLNITSYHPGAVPEMKGQVFLAEGFASEEALEKLYNIAKIARGSAYRLPANLISPVCDMGSAVTATVYAVLLAYREAVTKILGAPADFAQMMADEAITQILELMRKEGIDKMEEKLNPKALTGTADSMCFGPLSDILPNALKVLEKYGKD; from the coding sequence ATGAAGATTGCCATATTGGGAGCAGGGTGTTATAGAACTCATGCCGCTTCAGGAATTACAAACTTTGCAAGAGCTGTAGAAGTGGCAAATAAAGTGAATAAACCTGAGATTGCACTAACTCACTCTTCAGTTACCTACGGAGCTGAATTGTTGCACCTTGTCCCAGAGGTAGATGAAGTCATACTCTCAGATCCATGTTTCTCTGAAGATCCAGGCCTCGTTATAATAGATGAATTTGACCCACAAGAAGTTATAGAGGCACATTTATCTGGAGATCCTGAAAAGATAATGCCTGCCATTAGAAAGGCTGTAATGGAGAAGGCCAAGGAACTTCCAAAACCACCAAAGGCCTGTATCCATTTAGTACATCCGGAGGATGTAGGGTTAAAGACAACCTCGGATGATAGGGAAGCAGTAAGTGATGCAGATATTGTAATAACCTGGTTACCAAAGGGGAAGAGTCAGCCAGGAATAATTGAAAAATTCGTAGATGCAATAAAGGAAGGGGCTATAGTAACACATGCCTGTACTATCCCAACTCCAAAGTTTGCTAAAATATTCAAGGATGCTGGAAGGGAAGACCTAAATATTACATCATATCACCCAGGAGCAGTACCTGAGATGAAGGGACAGGTATTCTTGGCAGAAGGATTTGCATCTGAAGAGGCATTAGAGAAACTTTACAACATAGCAAAGATTGCAAGGGGTAGTGCCTACAGATTACCTGCAAATCTCATAAGCCCAGTGTGTGATATGGGTTCAGCAGTTACTGCCACAGTATACGCAGTATTGTTGGCATATAGAGAAGCTGTTACAAAGATACTTGGGGCACCTGCAGACTTTGCCCAGATGATGGCAGATGAAGCTATCACTCAGATACTGGAGTTGATGAGGAAAGAAGGTATAGATAAGATGGAGGAAAAGTTAAACCCCAAGGCTCTAACAGGTACAGCAGACAGTATGTGCTTTGGACCTCTTTCAGATATATTGCCCAATGCATTGAAGGTTCTTGAGAAGTACGGAAAGGATTAA
- a CDS encoding HEAT repeat domain-containing protein produces the protein MYDQMSQKDLLQLFLEYYKQDWKKRSEAARILGYINDQELIEKLTPYIVELALDTNRFIRVNLAHSLKKIVLEYNIINEDIFVLLYIWANSPIAVLSEMARRIVSSLDIHVISKYVISLSLKLYSSEPIKVLYALFSIGFISTVNPEYIINTLPEIITTACGHRYKLIQLLALEILEELVDIKKEHLVSNFAPVYRVYIWTVYKKEGLQFKKGSVEYILSKYFKKHLTKDDVTDLIYDLIQLQTPRKKIILLLMYTHFKPLRELLNEDENLGKVLLEEVLNNIESDNFIVKLSAILLFSKIITVEKVYKNLSKNDIDNFFKVIEDSLVKGNYLLKGFSLEALCNLVKWSNSQYILKKVEEVIDKVDMEKVMSEGYLCYYNGVCILLKLNRECPSTKSSPYFDRSVIEEVSSLGMDDFRHLILNITTSVKRSVWICGWLDRFYSGKYLGNLLHVKPEYCTKVLNDVKYLTHDNYFMVRNLGIWILRTIVQLGISLPEDLIIDTLVLFDDRFSQCRLEYMLFWKTVLEKSPNLLDNEIICGEIAYELIAKYLNDGHIILREAYLDILEKSGIIEKYPVLKYFKDYYTISEEEKKEVFKRYWKFKELRKAIAVAIKLKLKEFIKNKKYNAIREYLDMISQMEIHREIFYMLYELILLKHMGFKEAGNIINNIRDKHPTIPYYLEKRLFFNINEPIIIIRSYKLKRLLAMVKEGFYISYDLVNKVKEVAIYEHVCGENTEIALKILSEINDEECKSIVKEKLELMKYIKEKPIVKNKKLKEMDWREVCLMIEYLPTEGKLIISGDYDLEDLLNKMMDILEKEDKIIVKIKILDYLINEIYENEELLNMLLSNRNLFKIIYNLCSDNKHLLLFKRAVILLEELASVEEGWLERNIIEYYKEGVEYKKPLRYLLYMLSENIPLYFKLEILRAVKKTIKYRVEQCKKLCVDIRKMLEEGKITKEEILSKYKDIMGIHAITSPNSIICQNMDNALIIVCTIFSGDIKKQPWILIKNALDILLLMCDYVLSDENIVSTVIKKLLEYYEVLKDEEIIYLYLYIRKLLERSNYNIEKLGEEYLRRYEELKRRVLV, from the coding sequence ATGTATGACCAAATGTCTCAAAAAGATCTCTTACAACTTTTCCTTGAATATTACAAACAAGACTGGAAGAAAAGATCTGAAGCTGCTAGGATATTGGGATATATTAATGATCAGGAACTAATAGAAAAATTAACTCCATATATCGTCGAGTTAGCCTTAGATACAAATAGATTCATTAGAGTAAACCTCGCCCACTCCTTAAAGAAAATAGTGTTGGAATACAATATTATAAATGAAGATATTTTTGTTCTCTTATACATTTGGGCTAATTCTCCAATTGCTGTACTCTCAGAAATGGCTAGGAGAATTGTATCATCCTTAGATATACACGTGATATCAAAATATGTAATCTCCCTGTCTTTGAAGTTGTACTCTTCAGAACCTATAAAAGTGTTATATGCGCTATTCAGTATAGGGTTTATATCCACTGTAAACCCTGAATATATCATAAACACATTACCTGAGATAATAACCACTGCCTGTGGACATAGGTACAAACTTATACAGTTACTTGCCCTTGAGATATTGGAAGAATTAGTAGACATAAAAAAAGAGCATTTAGTATCTAACTTTGCACCTGTCTACAGAGTATATATATGGACTGTATACAAGAAGGAGGGTTTACAATTTAAGAAAGGAAGTGTTGAGTATATTCTCTCTAAGTACTTTAAAAAACACCTGACAAAGGATGATGTTACAGACTTAATCTACGATTTGATACAACTTCAAACACCACGTAAAAAGATTATTTTACTGTTGATGTACACCCACTTCAAGCCTCTCAGGGAGTTGTTAAATGAAGATGAAAACCTCGGTAAGGTACTACTGGAGGAAGTTCTAAACAATATAGAAAGTGACAACTTTATCGTCAAACTCTCTGCAATACTACTCTTCTCAAAAATCATAACTGTAGAAAAAGTTTATAAAAATTTAAGTAAAAATGATATTGACAATTTCTTTAAGGTGATAGAAGATAGTTTAGTTAAGGGAAATTATCTCCTCAAAGGATTTTCCCTTGAGGCACTGTGCAATCTTGTGAAATGGAGCAATTCCCAATATATTCTGAAGAAGGTAGAGGAAGTGATTGATAAGGTTGATATGGAGAAGGTTATGAGTGAGGGTTATCTGTGCTATTACAACGGAGTATGTATATTGTTAAAGTTAAACAGAGAGTGTCCTTCAACTAAGAGTTCTCCCTATTTCGACAGAAGTGTAATAGAAGAAGTGTCTTCCTTAGGAATGGACGACTTTAGACACTTAATACTAAATATAACAACATCTGTAAAAAGATCAGTATGGATATGTGGTTGGCTAGATAGGTTCTACTCTGGAAAATATTTAGGTAATCTGCTCCATGTAAAACCTGAATACTGTACCAAAGTTTTAAACGATGTAAAATATCTGACACACGATAACTACTTTATGGTTAGAAACTTAGGAATCTGGATACTGAGGACCATAGTTCAATTAGGCATTTCCCTTCCAGAAGACTTAATAATAGATACTCTCGTTCTATTTGACGATAGGTTTTCTCAATGTAGGTTAGAATACATGTTATTTTGGAAAACAGTTTTGGAAAAATCCCCTAACTTACTAGATAATGAAATTATATGTGGAGAAATCGCTTACGAGTTGATAGCAAAATATCTAAATGATGGACATATAATACTGAGAGAGGCATATCTAGATATATTAGAGAAGAGTGGCATAATTGAGAAATATCCTGTACTTAAATATTTTAAAGACTATTATACTATCTCTGAAGAAGAGAAAAAAGAGGTATTTAAAAGATACTGGAAATTTAAGGAGTTAAGGAAGGCAATAGCAGTAGCTATTAAATTGAAATTGAAAGAATTTATTAAAAATAAAAAATATAATGCCATAAGAGAATATTTGGATATGATATCTCAGATGGAGATTCACAGGGAAATATTCTACATGTTATATGAGCTCATTTTACTGAAACATATGGGATTTAAAGAAGCAGGGAATATAATAAACAATATCAGGGATAAACATCCTACCATCCCCTACTACTTAGAGAAAAGATTATTCTTCAATATAAATGAACCTATAATCATTATTAGGAGTTATAAGCTTAAAAGACTGCTGGCAATGGTTAAAGAGGGGTTCTACATAAGTTACGATCTAGTGAACAAAGTCAAAGAGGTAGCAATATATGAACATGTCTGCGGGGAAAATACTGAAATAGCATTAAAAATTCTATCTGAGATAAATGATGAGGAATGTAAATCTATCGTTAAGGAAAAATTGGAGTTAATGAAATATATAAAGGAGAAACCGATAGTCAAAAATAAAAAGTTAAAGGAGATGGACTGGAGAGAAGTCTGTCTTATGATAGAGTATCTACCAACTGAAGGAAAACTGATAATATCAGGCGACTACGACTTGGAAGATCTCTTAAATAAAATGATGGATATTTTAGAGAAGGAGGATAAAATTATTGTAAAAATTAAAATTCTGGATTACCTAATAAATGAGATTTACGAAAATGAAGAACTGTTGAATATGTTGCTAAGTAATAGAAATCTATTCAAGATTATCTACAATCTTTGTTCAGACAACAAACATCTTCTACTATTTAAGAGGGCGGTGATATTACTGGAGGAGTTAGCATCTGTAGAGGAGGGATGGTTGGAGAGAAATATTATAGAATACTACAAAGAAGGAGTAGAATATAAAAAACCCCTAAGATATTTACTCTATATGTTATCTGAAAATATACCACTGTATTTCAAATTAGAGATCTTAAGGGCAGTAAAAAAGACGATAAAATACAGAGTAGAACAGTGTAAGAAACTCTGTGTAGACATCCGTAAAATGTTAGAAGAGGGAAAGATTACAAAAGAAGAGATCCTATCTAAGTATAAGGATATTATGGGAATTCATGCCATAACTTCACCTAACTCCATAATATGTCAAAATATGGATAATGCATTAATAATAGTATGCACTATATTCTCGGGGGATATAAAGAAACAACCGTGGATCCTCATCAAGAATGCACTAGATATTTTACTTCTAATGTGTGATTATGTACTGTCAGATGAGAATATTGTAAGTACTGTGATAAAAAAGTTGTTAGAATACTACGAAGTATTGAAGGACGAGGAAATAATCTATCTATATCTGTATATAAGAAAACTTTTAGAGAGGAGTAACTACAATATTGAGAAGTTAGGAGAAGAGTATCTAAGGAGATATGAAGAACTTAAGAGGCGTGTACTTGTATAA